One window of Uloborus diversus isolate 005 chromosome 3, Udiv.v.3.1, whole genome shotgun sequence genomic DNA carries:
- the LOC129218619 gene encoding sorting nexin-10B-like — protein sequence MESSDMDIKPFETNVYVHSPLTESSTTANYYVSYAIRLMTDHPSFTYGSSHIRRRYSEFVHLKNHLAAYYPLVKCPTLPPKNFFKRFNTDFIEERRQGLQKFLEQVLSISMYLSDKSLHLFLQSSYSMSEIDGQCIGDIPAPELIEPSSDIVSGTHHSDTSSNRSSEYLEAMQCVRALQNLVIDVAQNSPSDSPTEGKKSIETTDSSSKFLKPPLSSALRKFNSSAKPYPIPRKCGSLESTPSSSPPSSLEASYSSSMDSMRTRRVSFNDKVKIAVVTNYGISVLRT from the exons GAAACAAATGTGTATGTGCATAGCCCATTGACTGAATCTTCTACGACAGCCAACTATTACGTTTCTTATGCGATTCGCTTGATG ACAGACCATCCGAGTTTTACGTACGGATCATCTCACATTCGCAGAAGATATTCAgaatttgtgcatttaaaaaacCATTTGGCAGCTTACTATCCACTGGT GAAGTGCCCAACTTTACCTCCCAAGAACTTCTTCAAAAGATTCAATACTGATTTCATTGAAGAAAGGCGACAAGGGCTTCAGAAATTTCTTGAACA AGTGTTATCAATTTCCATGTACCTCTCCGACAAGAGCTTACATCTGTTCCTACAAAGTTCTTACAGCATGTCTGAAATCGATGGACAATGTATTGGCGATATTCCAGCTCCAGAACTAATTGAGCCCTCTTCAGATATTGTTTCAGGAACGCATCATTCAGATACAAG TTCTAACAGATCATCAGAATACTTAGAAGCAATGCAGTGTGTCAGAGCGCTTCAAAATCTGGTTATCGACGTAGCTCAAAACAGTCCATCAGATTCTCCAACAGAAGGCAAAAAATCTATTGAGACAACAGACTCGTCATCGAAATTCTTAAAACCACCTTTAAGCTCTGCTCTGCGCAAGTTCAACAGCTCCGCTAAACCATATCCAATTCCCAGGAAATGTGGAAGCTTGGAGTCGACTCCATCTTCATCGCCTCCATCAAGCCTTGAAGCAAGTTATAGCTCTTCAATGGATTCAATGAGAACTCGTCGCGTGTCATTTAATGATAAAGTGAAAATTGCAGTTGTGACTAATTACGGAATTTCCGTATTGAGAACTTGA